TACGAATACTTTCTAAAATATTTACGTAAGTCACACTAAAAATGAAAAATATTTTCATTACAAACTCTATTTTATAAAATTACATTCCCCAAACGAGTACTTGAAAATAAAAAAAAGTGTATTTTTACAAATCAACCATTAAAAGGGGATTTAGCGACTATGGTAACAAAATTGGAAATACAAAAACACTTGAAATACCTGAAAAACGGGGCAAGTAAAAAGTTCATCGAACTATTCAACAACTTCGACGAAGAAGATTTGTGTGACCGTAAAAATTTCACCGGACACATCACGGCAAGCGGAACGATCATCCACATTCCCACTCGTGAAGTCCTGTTACTACATCACAAGACCCTTGATAAATGGCATATTCCCGGTGGCCACGTGGACCTCGACGATGATTCTCTCTTCGAAGCTGCATTACGGGAAGTGGAAGAAGAAACCGGACTGACAGCCGAACAACTGATTCCTATCAACCTCATTAAAAATAAAGCCTATTGCGTTGAGATCAATTCCCACCCGATTCCACGTAACGAGAAGAAAAACGAAGATCAGCACTATCATCACGATTTTCGTTTCGTGTTCGCGTATACCGGGAATAAACGTATACACATAGACTTGAACGAAAGCCTCGATTACAAATGGCTTTCTATTGACGATCCCTACCTGCAAGAGATCATGACAACTCCCGAAACACTCGATTCTATTTTACTGGAAGGACTGGAAAGTTACGAACAATCCATTAAACTGGTTCGCCATAACGATTACCTCGTAACACCCCTAGCCAGCTATTTGTTTCGATTAGGTCAACACCATTACGACCGGGGCAACTGGGAATCTGCGGAACAGATGTTCCGTCGCTCTGTTTCCGCTTACGAGGAAACGTACGACGACGAGTACGAGACACCGCCATCCATTCTGACCGCTTGCTGGAACTTGGCTACCGTCTACGAAAAAACAAATCGTCATTCCCTGAAATTACAAGCACTTGAAAAAGGCCTAAACTTTGCCAAGGAATTCGCCCGTCTCGACGAGAATTTCCTTCCCGAAATCTCCGAGTTCACGGAACGGATTGATGCCTCCCGTCATTCCACGGGACAACTATAACATCCCTCCCCTTCGAACTCGATTTCCACGGTCAGGTGATCTATGCCCGCCTCCTTCAACCGATCCACGGCATCATGTTTCACCCGGACGGCATCCGCCCGGGAAATATCATCTGCCACAATCAGGTGGGCCGAAGCGATATTCCTTTCCCCGTCCAGCGTCCACACGTGCAGATCATGCACGTCCTTCACGCTCGGCACCTCCAGCAAAATGGCCTTTATCTTATCCTCCGGCATATGCTCCGGCGCAGCTTGCAAAAGGATTCTGAAAATTGCGTACAAATTCCGGCACACATTCGTCAGAATAAACACCCCGATACCAACCGAAAGTAGCGGATCGATAAAATACCATCCCGTGTAACGAATAATCACGCTACCGATCAACACGGCCACCCATCCCAGCACGTCCTCCAACAAATGCAACATCACGGCCCGCTGGCTGATCGAATTTCCTTTCATCAGCCGCAAGGCAGCGAACCCGTTCACGACAAGTCCCGCCACCGCCAACCACATCATCCCGGAGTAATTCACCTCCGCGGGATGAAATAGACGGGGAATCGTCTCCATGAACACGAAGATCGACCCTACCAGCAACACGATCGAATTGATTAACGCCCCCAGCGTCGAAAATCGTTTATACCCGTAAGTAAATGTCACGGTCCTCTTCTTTCTCGAATAACGTTCCAGAAAATAAGAAACCCCGATAGAAAAAGCATCCCCGAAATCATGTACCGCATCGGAAATAATAGCCACCGAATTGGTCCATATTCCCCCAACAATCTCGATAACGGCAAATCCCAGATTCAGGAAAAAAGCGATACCCAAATTTTTTGTACTCTCTCCATGAGCGTGTTGATGCCCGGCATGTGAATGATCGTGTCCCATAATTACATTCTTTAATAACAAAAATACTCATTTTACGAAAGAAAGTTTCATTCCTATCTAATAAAAATCTATCTTTGCCCCTCGAAAAAGTGGAAAGATTTGGCTGATTGCAACCACGGAAAAAAAGCGCTAAAATGCATATTTAATTCTGAATTCAACCATCCATGTACTTTCCTATAGTTTAATTTACGATAAAGAGATTGAGAGATTAAATGATTTTCGATTAAGTGATTCGTTTGTTACAACATCATTAAATCATCAAATCATTAAATCACCAAATCACTGAATCACTAAATCTAAAATGAATTATGGGATATTTATTTACATCTGAATCTGTATCGGAAGGTCACCCCGACAAAGTGGCAGACCAGATTTCCGATGCTGTACTTGACAAAATCATCGCCTTTGACCCGGATGCCAAAGTAGCTTGCGAGACATTGGTAACTACCGGTCAAACCATTGTAGCCGGGGAAATCAAAACCGAAGCGTATGTAGACGTACAACGTATCGCCCGGGAAGTGATCAACCGTATCGGTTACACGAAAAGCGAATACATGTTCGACGGGAACAGTTGTGGTGTACTGAGTGCCATTCACGAACAATCCCCCGACATCAACCGCGGCGTTGTTCGGGAAGACCCCATGGAACAAGGAGCCGGAGATCAAGGTATGATGTTCGGTTACGCTTGTAACGAAACGGACAATTATATGCCGTTATCTCTCGAACTATCACATTTATTATTGTACGAACTGGCACAAATCCGCAAAGAAGGCCAGGAAATGACCTATCTGCGTCCGGACTCCAAATCACAGGTAACCATCGAATACGGGGACGACAATAAACCTGCCCGGATTCATACCATCGTGATCTCCACCCAACACGACGAATTTGTCAAAGCCACGGCTCCCACCCCGGAAGCCCAACTGGAGGCTGATGCACAAATGGTGGATCAAATACGCTGGGACATCATTAATATTTTGTTACCGAGAGTGAAACGCCAATTGCCGGAACGGGTACAGGCCCTTTTCGATGAAGATTTGATTCTTCACGTGAACCCTACCGGAAAATTCGTGATCGGTGGTCCTCACGGGGACACGGGATTAACCGGAAGAAAAATTATCGTTGACACCTACGGGGGCAAGGGAGCCCACGGGGGAGGTGCTTTCTCCGGGAAAGATCCGTCTAAAGTAGACCGTTCTGCCGCTTACGCCGCACGGCACATCGCAAAAAACATGGTAGCTGCAGGAATTGCCGATGAAATACTGATACAAATTTCATACGCCATCGGTATTGCCCGCCCCGTCGGAGTTTTCGTGAACACTTACGGAACAGCCAAGGTGAACTTGAGTGATGCCGCCATTGCCGAAAAAATCACTTCAATCTTTGACTTGCGTCCGAAAGCCATCGAGGAACGCCTGAAACTCCGTAACCCGATTTATCAGGAAACGGCAAGCTACGGCCACATGGGACGTACTCCCAGAATCGTGAAAAAAGTGTTCTCCTCGAATTACTGGCCAACCATCGAAAAAGAAGTAGAACTCTTCACGTGGGAAAAGCTGGACTATATCGAGAAAATCAAAGAGGCGTTTAAATAATTTAGGCATCATAAAATAAAAATAGAAGAAGGCTAAAAAGTCTTCTTCTATTTTTATGGGGTCACTTCAAAGCCAGAAGAGATAGTTATTACAAGCTCTACCCATCCAAGCGGGTTAAACATCAAAAAAGGATCCTGATTACTCCCCTATTCACGTATCATTACTTTCCCTTCCCAGAATCCGATATATATTATTTTTCCTTATATCCTGTTAAAATGGCGGCTATAAGCGGGCGACAAGGCGGCGAGTAGGCGGCGAGAGCGCCTAATTGTCACCCAACAACCACTCAACAGCCAAACTCTTCCCATACCCAACCCTTGATATACACATTCAAAACCTATACAACATCGCACAAAAAGAAAAGGAGTGTTTCCACTCCTTCCCAAAGAATTATTTCTGAAAATCTTCTTCGAAAAAATATTCCAATCTTAATCTCTTCTTCCCAAATAAATCATGATATAGTATAATAAGGTAGCCAAAGAAGAAAGAGCGGCAATCACGTAAGTATAAGCGGCCCATTTCAAAGCATCCTTAGCACTCTCCTGTGATTCGTAAGTCGTGATGCCGGAGTTACGCAACCAAGCCAAAGCCCGGTGACTCGCATCAATCTCCACGGGCAGAGTGACAATACTGAACAAAGTCATCAAAGCAAACAAACAAATCCCGATCAGCATTAATTCTGGGAAACG
The window above is part of the Butyricimonas paravirosa genome. Proteins encoded here:
- a CDS encoding NUDIX domain-containing protein, coding for MVTKLEIQKHLKYLKNGASKKFIELFNNFDEEDLCDRKNFTGHITASGTIIHIPTREVLLLHHKTLDKWHIPGGHVDLDDDSLFEAALREVEEETGLTAEQLIPINLIKNKAYCVEINSHPIPRNEKKNEDQHYHHDFRFVFAYTGNKRIHIDLNESLDYKWLSIDDPYLQEIMTTPETLDSILLEGLESYEQSIKLVRHNDYLVTPLASYLFRLGQHHYDRGNWESAEQMFRRSVSAYEETYDDEYETPPSILTACWNLATVYEKTNRHSLKLQALEKGLNFAKEFARLDENFLPEISEFTERIDASRHSTGQL
- a CDS encoding cation diffusion facilitator family transporter is translated as MGHDHSHAGHQHAHGESTKNLGIAFFLNLGFAVIEIVGGIWTNSVAIISDAVHDFGDAFSIGVSYFLERYSRKKRTVTFTYGYKRFSTLGALINSIVLLVGSIFVFMETIPRLFHPAEVNYSGMMWLAVAGLVVNGFAALRLMKGNSISQRAVMLHLLEDVLGWVAVLIGSVIIRYTGWYFIDPLLSVGIGVFILTNVCRNLYAIFRILLQAAPEHMPEDKIKAILLEVPSVKDVHDLHVWTLDGERNIASAHLIVADDISRADAVRVKHDAVDRLKEAGIDHLTVEIEFEGEGCYSCPVE
- the metK gene encoding methionine adenosyltransferase, coding for MGYLFTSESVSEGHPDKVADQISDAVLDKIIAFDPDAKVACETLVTTGQTIVAGEIKTEAYVDVQRIAREVINRIGYTKSEYMFDGNSCGVLSAIHEQSPDINRGVVREDPMEQGAGDQGMMFGYACNETDNYMPLSLELSHLLLYELAQIRKEGQEMTYLRPDSKSQVTIEYGDDNKPARIHTIVISTQHDEFVKATAPTPEAQLEADAQMVDQIRWDIINILLPRVKRQLPERVQALFDEDLILHVNPTGKFVIGGPHGDTGLTGRKIIVDTYGGKGAHGGGAFSGKDPSKVDRSAAYAARHIAKNMVAAGIADEILIQISYAIGIARPVGVFVNTYGTAKVNLSDAAIAEKITSIFDLRPKAIEERLKLRNPIYQETASYGHMGRTPRIVKKVFSSNYWPTIEKEVELFTWEKLDYIEKIKEAFK